TGGACGACAGCCATGGATTTCACGGGGTTTGTCTAATTTGTGCATACCCAAACATTAAATTGGGCTTTTCGGTTGGGTTTCCGAGGCTTTTGCATGCGTAATTTTCTCTAAAGAAACAAGTGGGAGATGATTGAGATGGGGTATGGACTGGAAGCTACCATGGCTGTAATGAGGCAGAAAGGGAATAAAATATTCTAATCGTTATGAGTACTCatgtaaaaataaagataaattaAGTTACAAATGCGACTCTTAGCCTTGATTAAGATATCAATACGTATAGAGTTTAAAGTCCTGTTTCTGACATAGTTCTCGTGTAACACATTAACCCTTGCACTGCCATTTGGGATTACGAGGTATGAGGACAGGAAAAATCCCTGTGTTGGCCATTTACAATTGGTCCGCAGTGCGGAACCTAAGCTAATGATGACTGGCATGCACAAATGTACAAAtcttaattatgcaaatcacggtcgcgcataaattatgcaaattataatgaaattcctcattgccagagacagagccagagccgggctcggacccggacccggacccggacccaAAACCCAGAGGAGGACCGGGAAAAATGCCcatctatatgtatatattgatAAAAGTGTGgctataaaataaaataaaaaaccgaaaattgtACATTTCTTTCTATGCGACGGGGTTGAAAGTCGAAATTATTCTGGCGACCGAGCGGTCAAGGGGCAGAGGCGGTTTAAAGTAGGGTGGTGCCCGTAAATTGCAATGTAAATGCTGCATAAAAACTGAATTAGTCGTGGAACAATTACAATAAGGGAGAGAAGCGTCCAAAGAGAGAATCCCATAAAAAGAGAGGACGGAATAAATAACTCTCACAATCACGGATCAAATGGTGCATTGCTTAGAGGGGCTGTCCAGATTTCGGATTCTATAGAAAATAATGGCATACGGTTGCCGCTGCACTGAACATATGACACAATTATTCCCCCTACTTTAATGTGTCCCGGAAAACCACGGCAGAGGGCACACAAAGGAAAAATGCAAGGCTTCCAGcctaaattattaaatttattaagcGCGAAGTCATTAGGAATGTCGCTTTAACTCTCTGTTTGACATATCCCTAGGGCTGCATGCATTCGTGCTCGAGTCAACGTCCTGTCCGAAAAAAGTTTTCTAAGGATACTCAACAGTGTTTAGTGCAGTTAATGGTCCAGTTTTTGGTCCACGAAACTCGGTTGGAATAATTGTAAAAGTAATCGTTTCAAAACTTAACATCAGACCGATACACTAAACTTCTGTGAACTTCTTTTGAACAAAATCTATCACCGAATTATCGTTTTAGGTTTAACCTTATTAATGCTTCTGGTACTTATTGAGCAAGTTAAGTCAAGTTCTGGGCTTTCGGCCTACCCAGCGCCAACCAAGAGCATGAAAAATGCGTTGAAGACTATGACACCGCAGCTTAGAATACACTTTATTCAgatgtaaatattaaaaactcATTTCGAACTCAGGTTTAAAGGTATCCTTGAAATATATACGCACAAGTTAAGATAGCCAGCTGATAGCAGAAAGAAAACGTACTACTTTGCTTAAGAAATACGATACGAATCTTCACGATCTCTTGCCATTTAGCAAGCATTGTGACTCTTCAGCTATACCTTTCTAGAGAGTATGAGAAAACCCACCAAAAAGATTTGGCATGTGCCATTTATGGCATTGTTCCAACTTTGAACAATGCGATACCATAATTTCCAGGCAACTCTCTCGAACAACGAATACATGCATACTCGTTCATAGgacaccaccacacacacacgcacacacagttGCATCGAATGGCATGCAGATGTACTGTGATGTACGAGCTGTATGCCATGTTCAACCCCCAAAGGCGATGGCAGCACAAACGATGGCTTTGTCGCTCTGCtttcctcctcatcatcatcatcatcaggatAGGCAACGGGGCAAGGATCAGCAGGCAGCGAGCATGTGATTAGATTCAGtttcaatggaaattgaaatcacAGACAAAGGACCTGGCCCCGGCTCCGGCCCCGAGCTCATGGACACGGGGATGAGAGGTAAGCGCCGAGCAGGGTTGAAAGCAGGGACGGGGAGCGCAACGATAAAAATACTTGGACAACAAGAAAAATTGGTATTTCAGAGAGCATTAAAAACTCTACTATGACTGTGACTCATCCAGTTTCGGCATACTCGGATTGGGAGAGTATTGGGCGAGAGTAAGCATTGAGTGGGGGATGCTGCATTATAAGGGGACAACCACTAAACGTCAACCACCAGCGTCAACACCGAGGCCCGACCCACATTTTTATATAGTGCTTCATAATATTCTCACACAGACTGAGATTAACACCCAGCCAACGACAAGGCGACTACGGAATACGGACCCGGCAGCAATTTATAATCGACACCGACGCTGCGTCAGCGCCGCCGCGTTGGCTGAGGCTGCGGCAGAATCAGCAGAGCAGGCAGCTACAagcaaaacaagaacaaaatcGGAAAATCGTTATGCGACTACTACTATAAACCACCACAAATTCGCGGTCGTCTGTTGTTGCCGGGAACCTCACACTCGCGCATCGCAGCGAATCGGAATCGCAATCCTCGGCTCTGACACGGCAGGCgcattataattttttgtttgcggtGCGTACGttttaaatgtatatttatattccccATTTTCTTTTCGGTCTGTGTggttaatttaaataaataatcctTAAAGTGTGCCATCAACGGAACATTAAATAACAAGTGAAATAAACAGAGGAATACATAATTGATTTTGTAAGTGAGATATATTTATTggtttatataaataaatattaaacaatttgtgaaattaaaattttatattatttaagaACTTATTGAATTaaagtaaacaacaaattttgtttaatgaagTGCGGCACGCCATCTAGATACAGCTTACGGAAGCTCTGTGTTGCACTAAAATGCCGCCAGGTGGCGTTCAGCAATTGAACAACATAGGCAACtctgcaaaacttttttgaAAAAAAGTCGCAATATagtattaaaaatatttatttttgagtatttatttcaaaatggGAACTAGGAAGAATCTTAATCAGCACACGCTGTGCTGATCCGCTCTGCCAATTGGAGGGAAGTGGTACTCGTGCATGACCAAGAAAAACGGCTGACTGTAGTCCTCCAGGTCCCCAAATCGGTTGATTTTGCCTTGCGCtagttgctgtttttgctgtacATGCTTGCAAGTCCGGTTGATGTCCCTTGCTCGTCCACGGAAAATTTCCAGATCAGGGAAGAGAGTCCGCAGTGTCCTCATATCCATGTTGCTATTCGAAAACTGAATACTGAATACTATTCTGGTCCACTATTTATACAAGAAAATGTACATAGGTAGCAACTCGATTCAGTTTGGAAACTCTACCAGAACACTTGTAAAACTGACCCGCAATATAGGAGTTTGTGGTCGAGGTTTTTGTGGCGTGGCGTAGCCCAATAAAAATTCAGACAAGTTCAACAACCTGTAGTACAAAATTACTTCGAAAGATTTATCAACTCCTTGCCCAGAACATTGCCTTGTAGATCTTAAGATTTACTTCCTATTACATTCCATCCCGCCATGtactttgaaattctatatcgaaaataaatacttttaatacttttttccGACTTTCAACTTTCAGCCAATCAAATTTTTCGTCAAAAGGGCAGTGTTATGTAATTTAGTAATTTAGCAGTGACTAACGCGAAACCATTGCGCATCTGCGCATATTTATCCTTTCAGAATTacaaaatcgaataaaatggATCCATCCAATCTACCATTTGGTTTTCCCGGCCTTCCCAACCACGGACACATGCCAATACCACCAACTGCCAACATGCTGGGTGGTGTTCATCCTGCGCCGACTGCCAGTCCGCCCCAGAGTGTGCCCGGACGGCGCACTCCATTGGGGTCCGTGGGCCTGGGTGGCTTCTACGCACAAGGAATGGGCATGTCGCAGCAGACCATGGCCCCTACGGATGAGAACAAGCCCGGACCGAGTGGAGCAGACAAGGCGTTGAGTCCAACAGCCGTTGCGATTGCTGCCATCAGTGGTGGCACCACCACTGTGGCCGTATCGAGTGGTTCAAGTGGTGGACCCGGAGGCAGTGGATCGAATGGTGGCAAGCAGAAGAATCGCCAAGGAAAGACTGTGCGATTGAATATCAATGCCAGGGAGCGTAGACGGATGCACGATCTGAACGATGCACTGGACGAGCTGAGGAGTGTGATTCCCTATGCCCACTCGCCGTCGGTGAGGAAGCTCTCGAAGATTGCCaccttgctgctggccaagaactACATTCTCATGCAGCAGAATGCCCTTGAGGAGTTGCGAAGGTAGGACTGGATAATACGCATATCTTGATTTTGTTTCTAATGTTTATTATATGTACTTCTATTGCAGACTTCTGGCCTACATACAGACCACAACCGGATCTGCTCCTCTGGATTTGGGAGCcttcccagcagcagccaagttGCAGGCCCTGCTTCAGGGACCACACCATGAGccgcccaccagcagcagcagttaaatatgtatttcccATCTATATGTTCTTCTGATAAGCAATCGATAAACAAGCAATACTTCTTAAGTCAATtcgaaaaaggaaaaagaaaataattctAGTCAGACGAAATGGAGGTTGAGAAGATTTCTGTCCAGAGCAGCCAAATGAGAATCTGTTGAGTGATATTTAGTTCTTTAATAAGCATTTCTTTTGTGCGCATTTATATGATGTCAATGTACGATGTAAGATGAATATTACCAAATAAAGTATTACGTATTTCATGATAATTACAGAGAGCATGCGAAATTTATAGGAGGAGCGAGGAAATTGTGCAATGGAATAGCAATGTAAATACTTACCAAAAGAAATCTTATTCGATTGAAAAATCCACAATTCATAAACTTAGACCCATTTAGatcagaaaatgcaaaaaccacaGTCACtattaaaatacaataatttaatcTTAATTCCGTTTCAAGTCTTGACAAAACAATACGAGtataaaacacaaaatatataaatacgaGTGTGTACATATTCGCTGAGTGGCATGATGATGATAAAGCAAAAGTAATTTGCGGATTGCAAAAACTGGAAACTGATTAACGAAATAGGAACGAAATAGAATACTCTTAAGAAATATATAGGTATGCGAATGTGCGTAGATGGACGGCGGCATTGCGAGTGGATCGAAGAGGAAGTGATCTATGGATCGGACTATGGATCACTATTCCGGTATGCCCGAGGACAGCActctgttgttgtggcttgtGCGAAAGATGCGCTGCGGTTCTGGCAGCTCTCCAATCAGGAACTCACGCATTTGCTCAATGGCAGCCCGAGAATGTCCAGTGCCGTGGAACGCTATGGTGGCATCGCGTCCGGCATGATCCATTATCACATCGTCACCGCCAGGGTGATCGCGCAGGAACAGTGTGACATCGTACACCCGATCGTAGATCACAATCCAGCAGTCATCGAAGCTGTCATGTTGGGCCACCTCCTCCAGTGTGATTTCTGCTAGCTCTTCTCCTTTGAGTAGTGTTTCCTCTgtggccacaacaacaacattcttgctggctttgcctttgccatgtCCCAGCGGCACAATTCGCAGAGATTGCAAGAGATTTGTCAATCCCGATGACATTTTTACACGTGACAAATtgactttcacttttttccgGTACTATGATTTCTGCAATCGCTGTCGAACCCGTCAGAGCGGCGAAGTCGAGTCTGGGGTTGTCACTTTATGTTCTGCTTGGTCGGCTATGGCTGGGGTCCAGTTTCGTTGCGTCTTGGGTCGCCACTGGCAGTCGAGTGTCACTCATGCCAGCAATTGTAATCGTTTTATAAATGAAAACACGTGAATCAAGAGCCAATTCCGAACATAAAGCTGATAAGACTTCGGGATTGAACGAACCAATCGAAGATCAAGATCCGAAGCCCCTAACGATACGAAGCTCAATTGCTCTGAAGATCTGCTGCTTCGGTGATCATCATAATTTAATAGCTTCATATAAGCAAACGTGTTTTCATCAATATTCATGGGAGGGCCTCCAATTGCGATGATATTttataacaataacaattaacTTGGCGAGTATGAGTCAATTTCGCATGCTGCGGGGCAGAGGAACATAATAAACTTGTTCTCTTTAGAAACCTTTTTAATTACTAAATACTTACTTAATTACTGCAAACAAACAGTCTAGATTATTTAAAAGGGAAACACTTTGTGGGCTTATCagtatttcaattgatttattgGCCCAAGTCAAACGTGCATCGGTGCAtcgcaaaaacatttaaatataatcaGAAACACAGGTTGatagctttaaatatttgattgtcTTTGCCATAATGAGGATACACTCAAAAGTGAGTGGCTGGTGAGTAACTTTTTCAATCTGAGACTTGTTcccatttttattgaaatggGAACAGagataattatttttgcattatcGCCAACTAAAGCTTTGAACTTGAAAACGTTTGGCtttgaatttgaaaattatGCCACGCTTTTGAACTATTTCAACTATCTgcgagttttttttttgaaatcACAAGTTATAAAACCTCTGAGCTGAtgaaatttattcattaatttctaGAAAAGCCAGACAAAACCCATCAGGAATTTGCAAGGCAAACTAAAATTCCCACTACGCcatagaaattaaaaaaactaTTGAATTTTacataacaaaaatattattcacCGATGGCAAACGTCAGAGAAATCTCTAGTTTTAAATGAGGTCAAGTTTCGATGCTCGGTTTTGGTAACTCAATAAGTCGGTGTTATCTTTTCCCCCCCATGTAACCACATCAAATGTGTAATGGAAGAGCATTACTCGATGGAGAACTAGGCTAAGCCacttgactttgactttgaggtCAGGCCACAGACGTATCAAATAATGTTTGCAACAAGCATGGGAATGATGGAGCCGTAAAGAGAAGTCAGTATAGGGTTAAAGATCGACtcattggttttttttttccaatttagTTTAAGATTCTGGCCAAAAACTTATCATTACCACTTCAgtattttgtttcaatttaagAAAGGGAGGGTCTAGTCGACAGAGCCTTAAATGGATATAATTACAAGCATAGAGCTTAAGCACTTTGTTTccacaatttaaaaaaattcaaGCAACGTGTGCCATGAAtttgaaagtgaaatgtttgGTTCCAGCCGAAAGTAGGTTTAGTAAAAATATGGCATACAGTTTCTAGATACAGTCAAGTACACACGTACCAattttttgagaaaataaattaaataaatttgttttaaatattgttaGAAGTTCTCTGCCAAAATTTGTTGTGATAATTCTATTTACAATTTTCCGTCAAAATATGGGTTGTGCAACAAggagcgaaaagaaaaaatatgcaCCTCAGAATGTTGGACCTATCACAAATAACGGCTTTTTGAATTTCCTGCGTCACTATAAACAGCGGCACTGTGGCTTGTCTCCTCGGAAGATGGTTAGCAGAGGGGCAAAAGCCTGGAATAAACTAAGCTGCAAGAAGAAGGAGGCCTACCGTAAAATGGGCGAGAAGGACGGACAGTCCCGACGACACAAACGTAGTTCCAAGAAATGTAAGTGCaaatacattaaatatt
The sequence above is a segment of the Drosophila subobscura isolate 14011-0131.10 chromosome U, UCBerk_Dsub_1.0, whole genome shotgun sequence genome. Coding sequences within it:
- the LOC117901665 gene encoding class E basic helix-loop-helix protein 22 — protein: MDPSNLPFGFPGLPNHGHMPIPPTANMLGGVHPAPTASPPQSVPGRRTPLGSVGLGGFYAQGMGMSQQTMAPTDENKPGPSGADKALSPTAVAIAAISGGTTTVAVSSGSSGGPGGSGSNGGKQKNRQGKTVRLNINARERRRMHDLNDALDELRSVIPYAHSPSVRKLSKIATLLLAKNYILMQQNALEELRRLLAYIQTTTGSAPLDLGAFPAAAKLQALLQGPHHEPPTSSSS
- the LOC117901666 gene encoding cytochrome b5 — protein: MSSGLTNLLQSLRIVPLGHGKGKASKNVVVVATEETLLKGEELAEITLEEVAQHDSFDDCWIVIYDRVYDVTLFLRDHPGGDDVIMDHAGRDATIAFHGTGHSRAAIEQMREFLIGELPEPQRIFRTSHNNRVLSSGIPE